One window of the Actinomycetes bacterium genome contains the following:
- the acs gene encoding acetate--CoA ligase, whose translation MSSEALSNLLHEERTFPPSDEFAKDAVATADLYDEAAKDRLAFWEAQAERLDWSTKWGEVLDWQPPFAKWFVGGELNVAHNCVDRHVEAGRGDKVALHWEGEPGDSRTITFAELKDEVCKAANALTGLGVAKGDRVAIYLPMIPEAVVAMLACARIGAPHSVVFGGFSATALQSRIDDASAKLVITADGGYRRGNPSALKPAVDEALELSQSKSVEHVLVVRRTGQDVAWTEGRDVWWQDTVEAASSEHEAPAHDSEHPLYILYTSGTTGKPKGILHTSGGYLTQCAYTFANVFDHKPDSDVYWCTADIGWVTGHSYIVYGPLANGASQVLYEGTPDTPHKGRFWEIVAKYGVTLLYTAPTAIRTFMKWGEEIPAEHDLSSLRLLGSVGEPINPEAWIWYRRVIGGDRTPIVDTWWQTETGAIMISPLPGVTATKPGSAMTPLPGVSADVVDDQAQPVPNGGGGYLVLTEPWPAMLRGIWGDDDRYRDTYWSRFADLYFAGDGAKKDEEGHIWLLGRVDDVMLVSGHNISTTEVESALVSHPKVAEAAV comes from the coding sequence GTGAGCAGCGAAGCCCTCTCGAACCTCCTGCACGAGGAGCGCACCTTCCCGCCGAGCGACGAGTTCGCGAAGGACGCCGTCGCCACCGCCGACCTCTACGACGAGGCCGCGAAGGACCGGCTCGCGTTCTGGGAGGCGCAGGCCGAGCGGCTCGACTGGTCGACCAAGTGGGGCGAGGTCCTCGACTGGCAGCCGCCCTTCGCCAAGTGGTTCGTCGGCGGGGAGCTCAACGTCGCGCACAACTGCGTCGACCGGCACGTCGAGGCCGGCCGGGGCGACAAGGTCGCGCTGCACTGGGAGGGCGAGCCGGGCGACAGCCGAACCATCACCTTCGCCGAGCTCAAGGACGAGGTCTGCAAGGCGGCCAACGCCCTGACCGGGCTCGGCGTCGCCAAGGGAGACCGGGTCGCCATCTACCTGCCGATGATCCCCGAGGCGGTCGTCGCGATGCTGGCCTGCGCACGCATCGGCGCCCCCCACTCGGTGGTCTTCGGCGGCTTCTCGGCGACCGCACTGCAGTCGCGCATCGACGACGCGAGCGCCAAGCTGGTCATCACGGCCGACGGTGGCTACCGGCGGGGCAACCCGTCGGCGCTCAAGCCGGCTGTCGACGAGGCGCTGGAGCTCTCGCAGAGCAAGTCGGTCGAGCACGTGCTGGTCGTCCGCCGCACCGGGCAGGACGTCGCGTGGACAGAGGGCCGCGACGTCTGGTGGCAGGACACCGTCGAGGCCGCGAGCAGCGAGCACGAGGCGCCGGCCCATGACAGCGAGCACCCGCTGTACATCCTCTACACGTCGGGCACGACCGGGAAGCCCAAGGGCATCCTGCACACCTCGGGCGGCTACCTCACCCAGTGCGCCTACACGTTCGCCAACGTCTTCGACCACAAGCCCGACTCCGACGTCTACTGGTGCACCGCCGACATCGGCTGGGTCACCGGGCACAGCTACATCGTCTACGGGCCGCTGGCCAACGGTGCCAGCCAGGTGCTCTACGAGGGCACGCCGGACACCCCGCACAAGGGCAGGTTCTGGGAGATCGTCGCCAAGTACGGCGTCACGCTGCTCTACACGGCGCCCACGGCGATCCGCACCTTCATGAAGTGGGGCGAGGAGATCCCCGCCGAGCACGACCTGTCGTCGCTGCGGCTGCTCGGCTCGGTCGGCGAGCCGATCAACCCGGAGGCCTGGATCTGGTACCGCCGGGTCATCGGCGGCGACCGCACCCCGATCGTCGACACCTGGTGGCAGACCGAGACCGGCGCCATCATGATCAGCCCGCTGCCCGGCGTCACGGCGACCAAGCCGGGCTCGGCGATGACCCCGCTGCCCGGCGTCAGCGCCGACGTCGTCGACGACCAGGCGCAGCCGGTGCCCAACGGCGGGGGCGGCTACCTCGTGCTGACGGAGCCGTGGCCGGCGATGCTGCGCGGCATCTGGGGCGACGACGACCGCTACCGGGACACCTACTGGTCCCGGTTCGCGGACCTGTACTTCGCCGGCGACGGCGCCAAGAAGGACGAGGAGGGCCACATCTGGCTGCTCGGCCGGGTCGACGACGTGATGCTGGTGTCCGGCCACAACATCTCCACCACCGAGGTCGAGTCGGCTCTGGTCTCGCACCCGAAGGTGGCGGAGGCGGCGGTCG
- a CDS encoding cation acetate symporter, with translation MSANVFAATDVSGGQQALTTILFLSFVAITLFITLRASRATRTAADFYAGGRSFSGLQNGVAIGGDYMSAASFLGIAGIIALYGYDGFLYSIGFLVAWLVALLLVAELMRNSGKYTMGDVLAFRMRQRPVRAAAGVSTIVVSIFYLLAQMVGAGALVSLLLGVSSDTAKNLTIVSVGALMIFYVTVGGMKGTTYIQIIKALLLMTGATVLTLMVMFKFGWNVSDLLGTAAEKSTDPEGFLEPGLRYGKDITDAAGNLDEKATLYSKLDLVSLGLALVLGTAGLPHILIRFYTVPTARAARKSVVWGIWIIGSFYLMTLALGFGAAALVGPKAIIDQDPAGNTAAPQLARVIGEDYFGTTGGTIMLAFIASVAFATILAVVAGLTLASSSSVAHDIYANYVHRGEAPEGTEVKVARIAAFVIGGVAIVLSIYAQKLNVAFLVALAFAVAASANLPAILYSLFWKRFNTSGAVWAIYGGLISAVGLVIFSPVVSGKPPVPPSTESPSLVTDPSIDFSWFPLDNPGLVSIPLGFFFGWLGTVLSKEHNEYKAAELEVRSLTGVGMEKASVH, from the coding sequence ATGAGCGCGAACGTCTTCGCCGCAACCGACGTCTCCGGCGGTCAGCAGGCCCTCACGACGATCCTGTTCCTCAGCTTCGTCGCCATCACGCTGTTCATCACCCTGCGGGCGTCCCGCGCCACCAGGACCGCAGCGGACTTCTACGCCGGCGGCCGGTCGTTCTCCGGCCTGCAGAACGGCGTGGCGATCGGCGGCGACTACATGTCGGCTGCGTCGTTCCTCGGCATCGCCGGCATCATCGCCCTCTACGGCTACGACGGCTTCCTCTACTCGATCGGCTTCCTGGTCGCGTGGCTGGTCGCGCTGCTTCTCGTGGCCGAGCTGATGCGCAACTCCGGCAAGTACACGATGGGTGACGTCCTCGCCTTCCGGATGCGCCAGCGGCCGGTCCGTGCGGCGGCCGGGGTCTCGACGATCGTGGTGTCGATCTTCTACCTGCTCGCGCAGATGGTTGGCGCGGGCGCGCTCGTGTCCCTGCTGCTCGGCGTCTCGTCCGACACCGCGAAGAACCTGACGATCGTCTCCGTCGGCGCGCTGATGATCTTCTACGTCACGGTCGGCGGCATGAAGGGCACGACCTACATCCAGATCATCAAGGCGCTGCTGCTGATGACCGGCGCCACGGTCCTGACCCTGATGGTGATGTTCAAGTTCGGCTGGAACGTCAGCGACCTGCTCGGCACCGCGGCGGAGAAGAGCACCGACCCCGAAGGCTTCCTCGAGCCCGGCCTGCGCTACGGCAAGGACATCACGGATGCAGCCGGGAACCTGGACGAGAAGGCCACGCTCTACAGCAAGCTCGACCTGGTCAGCCTCGGTCTGGCGCTGGTGCTGGGCACGGCCGGCCTACCGCACATCCTGATCCGCTTCTACACGGTCCCGACGGCTCGCGCCGCCCGCAAGTCCGTGGTGTGGGGCATCTGGATCATCGGCTCGTTCTACCTGATGACGCTGGCTCTGGGGTTCGGTGCTGCGGCGCTGGTCGGGCCGAAGGCGATCATCGACCAGGACCCCGCGGGCAACACGGCGGCTCCCCAGCTGGCCCGGGTGATCGGCGAGGACTACTTCGGGACCACGGGCGGCACGATCATGCTGGCGTTCATCGCCTCGGTGGCGTTCGCGACGATCCTTGCGGTGGTCGCCGGGCTCACCCTCGCGTCGTCGTCGTCGGTGGCGCACGACATCTACGCCAACTACGTGCACCGCGGCGAGGCGCCCGAGGGCACGGAGGTCAAGGTCGCCCGGATCGCCGCCTTCGTCATCGGCGGGGTCGCGATCGTGCTGTCCATCTACGCGCAGAAGCTCAACGTCGCCTTCCTGGTGGCGCTGGCCTTCGCGGTGGCGGCCTCGGCCAACCTCCCGGCGATCCTCTACTCGCTGTTCTGGAAGCGGTTCAACACCTCCGGCGCGGTGTGGGCCATCTACGGCGGCCTGATCTCCGCCGTCGGGCTGGTCATCTTCTCGCCGGTCGTGTCGGGCAAGCCACCCGTCCCGCCCAGCACCGAGAGCCCGTCGCTGGTGACCGACCCGAGCATCGACTTCAGCTGGTTCCCGCTGGACAACCCGGGCCTGGTGTCGATCCCGCTGGGCTTCTTCTTCGGCTGGCTGGGCACCGTCCTCAGCAAGGAGCACAACGAGTACAAGGCGGCCGAGCTCGAGGTCCGGTCGCTGACCGGCGTCGGCATGGAGAAGGCGTCCGTGCACTGA
- a CDS encoding DUF485 domain-containing protein: MQNSPEFARLRKAYRGFAFPMTAVFLSWYLLYVLASGWARDFMSTELWGNINVAYVFGLLQFVSTFLIAWLYERHMDNKVDPLAADIRAELEGEAAR; encoded by the coding sequence ATGCAGAACAGCCCCGAGTTCGCCCGGTTGCGCAAGGCGTACCGCGGCTTCGCCTTCCCCATGACCGCGGTCTTCCTGAGCTGGTACCTGCTCTACGTGCTCGCGTCCGGGTGGGCGCGCGACTTCATGAGCACCGAGCTCTGGGGCAACATCAACGTCGCCTACGTCTTCGGGCTGCTGCAGTTCGTGTCGACGTTCCTCATCGCCTGGCTCTACGAGCGCCACATGGACAACAAGGTCGACCCGCTCGCGGCAGACATCCGCGCCGAGCTCGAGGGAGAGGCCGCCCGATGA
- a CDS encoding oxidoreductase, translating to MTVPSDPLAHVAALPGVTEAVERARAAVDDLRGHRVLRRSSEKVSSESALRGARASAALEGADVPLDALRRTVTASGHLPADGGPVVRGALRVAAELGPAQGTWSRAPLQVVARLHALAAADLVADPSALGRPDPAAAGRLSALGDLVTAPTAAPALVSAAVVHGELATMGAFADLAGVVARGAARLVLVTRGLDPTAVSVPEVGHVELGRSAYLDALRGYAEGGADGIAAWVRHCAQAVVLGAREGVAVCEAIQRGA from the coding sequence GTGACCGTGCCGTCGGACCCGCTCGCCCACGTGGCCGCGCTGCCCGGCGTGACGGAGGCGGTCGAGCGGGCCCGGGCCGCGGTCGACGACCTCCGTGGGCACCGGGTGCTGCGGCGGTCATCGGAGAAGGTGTCCTCCGAGTCAGCCCTGCGCGGGGCTCGTGCGTCGGCCGCCCTCGAGGGCGCCGACGTGCCGCTGGACGCCTTGCGCCGCACCGTGACCGCGTCCGGCCACCTGCCCGCCGATGGCGGGCCGGTGGTGCGCGGGGCGCTGCGGGTCGCCGCCGAGCTCGGGCCGGCGCAGGGCACCTGGTCGCGCGCACCGCTGCAGGTTGTCGCGCGGCTGCACGCCCTCGCCGCCGCGGACCTGGTGGCCGACCCCTCGGCGCTCGGCCGGCCGGACCCGGCCGCCGCCGGGCGGCTCTCCGCACTCGGTGACCTGGTGACCGCTCCGACGGCGGCACCGGCGCTCGTCTCGGCGGCGGTGGTCCACGGCGAGCTCGCGACGATGGGGGCCTTCGCCGACCTGGCCGGGGTCGTCGCCCGCGGTGCGGCCCGACTGGTCCTGGTGACCCGAGGGCTCGACCCGACGGCCGTCTCGGTGCCGGAGGTCGGCCACGTCGAGCTCGGCCGGTCGGCCTACCTCGACGCGCTGCGCGGCTACGCCGAGGGCGGCGCGGACGGGATCGCCGCCTGGGTGCGGCATTGCGCGCAGGCCGTCGTGCTCGGCGCGCGCGAGGGGGTCGCGGTGTGCGAGGCCATCCAGCGGGGTGCCTGA
- a CDS encoding HAD family hydrolase has translation MAPTVQTRSAAFFDLDKTIIARSSTLAFSRSFYQGGLINRRAVLRSAYAQFVYLVGGADHDQMERMRAYLSSMCAGWDVQQVKDIVSETLHELIDPIIYDEAATLIEEHHLAGRDVVIVSSSGSEVVAPIGEMLGADRVVATRMVVEDGKYTGDIDFYAYAENKASAVRELAEAEGYDLAGSYAYSDSATDLPMLEEVGHPFAVNPDRALRREAVARDWPVLVFTKPVRLRDRFSGVTLPPTSALAAVAVGAGAATAGVVWLAARRRAAAQHGVLRATRRTGPRR, from the coding sequence GTGGCCCCGACCGTTCAGACCCGCAGCGCGGCCTTCTTCGACCTGGACAAGACGATCATCGCCAGGTCGAGCACGCTGGCGTTCAGCCGCTCCTTCTACCAGGGCGGACTGATCAACCGCCGGGCCGTGCTCCGGAGTGCTTATGCCCAGTTCGTCTACCTGGTGGGTGGTGCCGACCACGACCAGATGGAGCGGATGCGGGCGTACCTCTCGTCGATGTGCGCCGGCTGGGACGTCCAGCAGGTCAAGGACATCGTCTCCGAGACGCTGCACGAGCTGATCGACCCGATCATCTACGACGAGGCAGCGACGCTGATCGAGGAGCACCACCTGGCCGGGCGCGACGTGGTGATCGTCAGCTCGTCCGGCTCCGAGGTCGTGGCGCCGATCGGCGAGATGCTCGGCGCCGACCGGGTGGTCGCGACCCGGATGGTGGTGGAGGACGGCAAGTACACCGGCGACATCGACTTCTACGCCTACGCCGAGAACAAGGCGAGCGCCGTGCGCGAGCTCGCTGAGGCGGAGGGCTACGACCTCGCCGGGTCGTACGCCTACAGCGACTCGGCCACTGACCTGCCGATGCTCGAGGAGGTCGGCCACCCCTTCGCGGTCAACCCGGACCGGGCGCTGCGGAGGGAGGCCGTCGCGCGAGACTGGCCGGTGCTGGTCTTCACCAAGCCGGTCCGGCTGCGCGACCGGTTCAGCGGCGTCACGCTGCCACCGACCAGCGCCCTGGCCGCGGTCGCCGTGGGCGCCGGCGCGGCCACCGCGGGAGTCGTCTGGCTGGCCGCCCGCCGACGCGCCGCGGCCCAGCACGGCGTGTTGCGCGCGACGCGCCGGACCGGCCCGCGGCGCTAG
- the ssd gene encoding septum site-determining protein Ssd encodes MPVTADDSVLLVSDDADLLAAVRRAAERAGVELVVAPDLGSALGWWPIAPVVLLGEDLADQPVPVARRDVLVVVGRRPGPVVDALARETGWAVVPLPDEEDWLCDRLSAVSVGARRGRCVGVVGGRGGAGASTLAAALAVTAAARARTLLVDLDPVGGGADLLLGLEDAPGLRWSDLATVSGALSGPALAGSLPSRGGVSVLSWDARCVEVAATAISSVLDSVRRTYAVTVLDLPRRVAGATASALADCDTVLLVVPAETRAVAAAGRVAADVAPLVTDVRLVVRGPSPSRLTGPDVSRLLGLPLAGWLRPDPRLVSQVERGRVPGGSGRGELATLCRRLVAGLAAPAVEPTTAPPPASGVAA; translated from the coding sequence GTGCCCGTCACTGCCGACGACAGCGTGCTGCTCGTCAGCGACGACGCCGACCTGCTGGCCGCCGTCCGCCGGGCGGCCGAGCGGGCCGGAGTCGAGCTCGTCGTCGCCCCCGACCTCGGGTCGGCGTTGGGCTGGTGGCCGATCGCACCAGTGGTCCTTCTCGGGGAGGACCTCGCGGACCAGCCGGTCCCGGTCGCCCGGCGCGACGTGCTGGTGGTGGTTGGCCGGCGCCCTGGACCGGTGGTCGACGCCCTGGCCCGGGAGACCGGCTGGGCCGTCGTCCCGCTGCCGGATGAGGAGGACTGGCTGTGTGACCGGCTGTCGGCCGTCAGCGTCGGGGCGCGTCGAGGCCGATGCGTCGGTGTGGTGGGGGGGCGGGGCGGCGCGGGCGCCTCGACACTGGCTGCCGCGCTTGCGGTGACCGCTGCGGCCCGGGCGCGCACCTTGCTGGTCGACCTCGACCCCGTGGGCGGCGGCGCCGACCTCCTGCTCGGCCTCGAGGACGCGCCGGGTCTGCGCTGGTCGGACCTGGCCACGGTGTCCGGTGCACTGTCCGGTCCGGCGCTGGCCGGGTCCCTCCCGTCGCGAGGAGGCGTGTCCGTGCTGTCGTGGGACGCGCGCTGCGTCGAGGTGGCTGCCACCGCCATCAGCTCGGTGCTCGACTCGGTCCGCCGGACGTACGCCGTGACGGTCCTCGACCTGCCCCGCCGGGTGGCCGGGGCGACCGCGTCCGCCCTCGCCGACTGCGACACCGTTCTGCTGGTGGTGCCGGCCGAGACCCGCGCGGTGGCCGCCGCCGGGCGGGTCGCCGCCGACGTCGCCCCGCTCGTCACCGACGTGCGGCTGGTCGTGCGCGGTCCGTCCCCATCGCGGCTCACCGGTCCGGACGTCTCGCGGCTGCTCGGCCTGCCGCTGGCCGGGTGGCTGCGCCCCGACCCGCGGCTGGTGTCGCAGGTGGAGCGAGGCCGGGTGCCCGGCGGGTCAGGTCGGGGCGAGCTCGCGACGTTGTGCCGCCGGCTGGTCGCCGGGCTCGCCGCTCCCGCTGTCGAGCCGACGACGGCGCCGCCTCCTGCGAGCGGGGTGGCGGCGTGA
- a CDS encoding TadA family conjugal transfer-associated ATPase, whose product MVGRVADRLALDGQAATPATVTALLRAEGSLLADPAVLEVVRAVRGELTGAGPLDELLADPDVSDVLVNGPREVWVDRGDGLEPAAVELADEQAVRRLAQRLAASAGRRLDEASPTVDARLRDGTRLHAVIPPVSPAGTLVSLRTARRRAFGLDDLVARGTLTAASAGLLTRLVAARRSFLVTGGTGTGKTTLLSTLLSTVNPRERVVLVEDCGELRPAHPHVVRLEARAPNVEGRGEVDLRDLVRQALRMRPDRLVVGEVRGAEVVELLAALNTGHEGGCGTLHANAPAAVPARVEALALAAGLGRDAVHSQLAAGLDAVVHLSRDRTGRRRVVEIGCLTRRPDGLVEVTPGAAVTDDGRLVPGPAADRLERLVERLERLGGPERVVER is encoded by the coding sequence CTGGTCGGCCGGGTCGCCGACCGGCTGGCGCTCGACGGACAAGCCGCGACCCCGGCCACGGTCACCGCCCTGCTCCGCGCCGAGGGCTCGTTGCTGGCAGACCCGGCGGTCCTCGAGGTCGTCCGGGCCGTCAGGGGAGAGCTGACCGGCGCCGGACCCCTCGACGAGCTGCTGGCGGACCCCGACGTGAGCGACGTGCTGGTCAACGGGCCGCGCGAGGTGTGGGTGGACCGCGGTGACGGCCTGGAGCCGGCGGCGGTCGAGCTTGCCGACGAGCAGGCGGTCCGGCGGCTCGCCCAACGTCTCGCCGCGTCGGCCGGGCGCCGGCTGGACGAGGCCTCGCCGACCGTCGACGCCCGGCTGCGCGACGGCACCCGGCTGCACGCGGTGATCCCACCTGTCTCGCCGGCCGGGACGTTGGTCAGCCTCCGCACCGCTCGCCGTCGGGCGTTCGGCCTGGACGACCTGGTGGCGCGGGGGACCCTCACGGCCGCCTCGGCCGGCTTGCTCACCCGGCTGGTGGCCGCCCGCCGTTCCTTCCTCGTGACCGGCGGCACCGGCACCGGCAAGACGACCCTGCTCTCCACGCTGCTGTCCACGGTGAACCCTCGGGAGCGGGTGGTGCTCGTCGAGGACTGCGGCGAGCTGCGCCCGGCGCATCCGCACGTGGTGCGGCTCGAGGCGAGGGCACCCAACGTCGAAGGCCGGGGCGAGGTGGACCTGCGCGACCTGGTGCGCCAGGCGCTGCGGATGCGGCCGGACCGGCTCGTCGTAGGAGAGGTGCGCGGAGCGGAGGTCGTCGAGCTGCTCGCCGCGCTCAACACCGGGCACGAGGGCGGCTGCGGCACCCTGCACGCCAACGCGCCGGCCGCGGTGCCGGCCCGGGTCGAGGCGCTCGCGCTTGCCGCCGGCCTCGGCCGGGACGCAGTGCACAGCCAGCTCGCGGCCGGGCTCGACGCCGTGGTGCACCTCTCGCGGGACCGGACCGGCCGGCGACGAGTGGTCGAGATCGGCTGCCTGACCCGGCGGCCGGACGGCCTGGTCGAGGTCACCCCCGGCGCCGCGGTCACCGACGACGGTCGGCTGGTGCCCGGCCCGGCGGCTGACCGGCTGGAGCGGCTGGTGGAGCGGCTCGAGCGGCTGGGGGGGCCGGAGCGCGTGGTGGAGCGGTGA
- a CDS encoding type II secretion system F family protein yields the protein MTLAALAGLLLPHTPRADPRRLLRLGGVRRTPTGQWSAAVPHRPSDMADAPSDVAVPTWVPRACGAAAGLALFTGHGGWATMLVVATAALAAPGVVASAGRRRRLAASALELPRVADLLAACLQAGLPLPAAAAEVARVVDGSTARQLRHLVVGLRSPVGGGSERVDGWWRLERAVVRAAERGAPLADVLTALATDERDRARWAAEEAARRAGVRAVGPLAACFLPAFVVVGVLPVVVGVAGTVLGDLR from the coding sequence GTGACCCTGGCAGCCCTCGCCGGGCTGCTGCTGCCGCACACGCCGCGCGCCGACCCTCGCCGGCTGCTGCGACTGGGCGGCGTCCGACGGACGCCAACCGGTCAGTGGTCGGCCGCCGTCCCGCATCGACCGAGCGACATGGCCGACGCACCGTCGGACGTGGCGGTGCCTACGTGGGTGCCACGAGCGTGCGGTGCTGCGGCCGGGCTGGCCCTGTTCACCGGGCACGGTGGCTGGGCCACGATGCTGGTGGTCGCCACGGCCGCCCTGGCCGCGCCCGGCGTCGTTGCGTCCGCCGGACGCCGCCGTCGGCTCGCTGCGTCCGCGCTTGAGCTGCCGCGGGTCGCCGACCTGTTGGCGGCGTGCCTGCAGGCCGGGCTGCCGCTGCCGGCCGCCGCGGCCGAGGTCGCCCGGGTTGTCGACGGGTCGACCGCGCGGCAGCTGCGCCACCTCGTCGTCGGGCTCCGGTCCCCGGTTGGTGGCGGATCCGAACGGGTGGACGGCTGGTGGCGCCTCGAGAGGGCAGTGGTGCGCGCAGCGGAGCGCGGTGCGCCGCTGGCAGACGTATTGACCGCGCTGGCCACCGACGAGCGCGACCGCGCCCGGTGGGCGGCGGAGGAGGCGGCCCGCCGGGCCGGGGTCCGGGCCGTCGGCCCGCTGGCCGCTTGCTTCCTGCCGGCCTTCGTCGTCGTCGGGGTGCTGCCGGTCGTCGTCGGTGTGGCCGGCACGGTGCTCGGCGACCTCCGGTGA
- a CDS encoding DUF4244 domain-containing protein, which translates to MRRAVDARSGRGEDGMTTAEYAVGTVAACGFAGVLFKLLTSDSVVRMLKDIVERALTIAF; encoded by the coding sequence GTGCGACGAGCGGTCGACGCACGATCAGGACGCGGCGAGGACGGGATGACGACGGCGGAGTACGCCGTGGGAACGGTCGCCGCGTGCGGCTTCGCCGGGGTGCTGTTCAAGCTGCTCACCAGCGATTCGGTGGTCCGGATGCTCAAGGACATCGTCGAGCGTGCACTCACGATCGCGTTCTGA
- a CDS encoding TadE family type IV pilus minor pilin, with amino-acid sequence MRRAFTRRARGVVHSPGRRSAGFVTAEVAVLLPALTLLTALCVSMVGAVVVHVRCLDAARTGARAVSRGEPVDAVLAETSARAPAGAEVTVERLPGGLVAVAVTATARLGGRFGPGIRVGGDVVAADEGHP; translated from the coding sequence GTGCGCAGGGCGTTCACGCGCCGGGCGCGCGGCGTGGTGCATTCCCCGGGCCGCCGGTCGGCCGGGTTCGTCACCGCCGAGGTGGCGGTGCTGCTGCCCGCGCTGACCCTGCTCACCGCGCTGTGCGTCTCGATGGTCGGGGCGGTCGTGGTGCACGTGCGGTGCCTGGACGCGGCGCGCACCGGTGCCCGGGCCGTCAGCCGCGGCGAGCCGGTCGACGCCGTGCTGGCCGAGACCAGCGCCAGGGCGCCCGCCGGGGCCGAGGTGACGGTGGAACGGCTGCCGGGTGGGCTGGTGGCGGTCGCGGTGACCGCCACCGCCCGGCTCGGCGGCCGCTTCGGCCCGGGGATCCGGGTCGGTGGCGACGTCGTGGCCGCCGACGAAGGCCACCCGTGA
- a CDS encoding Rv3654c family TadE-like protein, with the protein MTRPRNGGGLLSGRHRRRLVAVRRASQGEGRASRGDPGAGSVLLVTLVAVVLSAATCALGLAGALVARQRAEAAADLAALAGAQALVRGGDACGSAGRVTSAGRARMVVCRPAGSTVLLVVEVALPGILGRLDVPPARARARAGVPRP; encoded by the coding sequence GTGACCCGGCCCCGCAACGGAGGCGGCCTGCTCTCGGGCCGCCACAGGCGCCGGCTCGTCGCTGTGCGGCGCGCGTCCCAGGGTGAGGGACGCGCGTCCCGTGGGGACCCCGGCGCCGGGTCGGTGCTGCTGGTGACCTTGGTGGCCGTGGTGCTGTCGGCCGCGACGTGTGCGCTCGGCCTCGCGGGTGCCTTGGTCGCCCGGCAGCGGGCCGAGGCTGCGGCGGACCTCGCCGCGCTGGCCGGCGCGCAGGCGCTGGTGCGAGGCGGTGACGCCTGCGGCAGCGCCGGCCGGGTCACTTCGGCCGGGCGGGCGCGGATGGTCGTCTGCCGGCCAGCGGGGAGCACCGTGCTCCTGGTGGTCGAGGTCGCGCTACCGGGCATCCTCGGCCGACTGGACGTGCCACCGGCCCGGGCGCGTGCCCGGGCCGGTGTGCCGCGGCCGTAG